A stretch of Haloprofundus halophilus DNA encodes these proteins:
- a CDS encoding TrmB family transcriptional regulator: protein MTDDRPDERDVEEALERLGLSNYEARVFVALHRLGTGTAKDVHDLAGVPRSQVYGAAEDLEARGLVELQQSTPKRYRPVSLEAAKELLTVRLERERDRAFDALAELRSEEHGEETRDDVWTVRGRRPIDDRTVDLVRRAERRILFGADSVDLLDDDVVVALRERADAGVDVDVVSASAAVREVFARDDAVDVAAPPADAPGDFTGRVVLADDDIFLLSVLYEGEGTEPPEETAIWSAGTAMAAVLTRAAGSGIEALVGRADSDS, encoded by the coding sequence AACGCGACGTCGAGGAGGCGCTCGAACGCCTCGGTCTCTCGAACTACGAGGCGCGGGTCTTCGTCGCGCTCCACCGACTCGGCACCGGCACGGCCAAGGACGTCCACGACCTCGCGGGCGTCCCGCGCTCGCAGGTGTACGGCGCGGCCGAGGACCTCGAAGCGCGGGGTCTGGTCGAACTGCAGCAGTCGACGCCGAAGCGGTACCGCCCGGTCAGTTTGGAGGCGGCGAAGGAACTGCTGACCGTTCGCCTCGAACGCGAGCGGGACCGCGCCTTCGACGCCCTCGCGGAGCTCCGAAGCGAGGAACACGGCGAGGAGACCCGCGACGACGTCTGGACCGTCCGCGGCCGCAGACCCATCGACGACCGGACCGTCGACCTGGTCCGCCGCGCGGAGCGACGAATCCTCTTCGGGGCCGACTCCGTCGACTTGCTCGACGACGACGTGGTGGTCGCGCTTCGGGAGCGAGCGGACGCGGGAGTGGACGTCGACGTCGTCAGCGCCAGCGCCGCCGTCCGCGAGGTGTTCGCCCGCGACGACGCCGTCGACGTCGCCGCGCCCCCCGCGGACGCGCCCGGCGACTTCACCGGCCGGGTAGTGCTCGCCGACGACGACATCTTCCTGCTCTCGGTGCTGTACGAGGGCGAGGGGACCGAACCGCCGGAGGAGACGGCCATCTGGAGCGCGGGAACCGCGATGGCGGCGGTGCTGACCCGCGCGGCCGGGAGCGGTATCGAGGCGCTCGTCGGTAGAGCGGACTCCGATTCGTAG
- a CDS encoding SRPBCC domain-containing protein: protein MNDITTAVDIDAPPETVWRVLTDFESYPDWNPYTVVSGRAEEGTRLRVSPGPEAGRVPTFRPRVLRADPNRELRWIGHLYVRGLFDGEHRFVVESRDDDRSRLVQSESFSGVFAGPILRRIGADTEANFRGVNEALKARAEALWADRVGSADSNITAGTGESAT from the coding sequence GTGAACGACATCACCACCGCAGTCGACATCGACGCACCGCCCGAGACGGTCTGGCGCGTCCTCACCGACTTCGAGAGCTACCCCGACTGGAACCCCTACACCGTCGTCTCCGGCCGCGCCGAGGAGGGGACACGGCTCCGCGTCTCGCCCGGCCCGGAGGCCGGGCGTGTGCCGACGTTCCGACCGCGCGTGCTCCGCGCCGACCCGAACCGCGAACTCCGGTGGATCGGCCACCTGTACGTCCGCGGCCTCTTCGACGGCGAACACCGGTTCGTGGTCGAGTCTCGCGACGACGACCGTTCGCGACTCGTCCAGTCGGAGTCGTTCTCGGGGGTGTTCGCGGGACCGATTCTCCGACGCATCGGAGCCGACACGGAGGCGAACTTCCGCGGCGTGAACGAGGCGCTGAAAGCGCGGGCTGAGGCGCTGTGGGCCGACCGAGTGGGCAGCGCGGATTCGAATATCACCGCCGGTACCGGAGAGTCGGCGACCTGA